The Chrysemys picta bellii isolate R12L10 chromosome 3, ASM1138683v2, whole genome shotgun sequence DNA window cttttaaaataagggATGTCCTGCCATTCACCTTGAAATTGCCTCATGCTATTGCGGCAGCAAAGACAGAAGCTGAACTTGAAGACTTTGCTCAGCTGGGACTGAGTAAGTATGACTATTTACATAGGTTTATTGCCCTGTGTCGTTGTAACCGTATCAGTAAAATAGTCTTTATGCAAAAAATCGGTAAACGATGGCAAAGATGatattgttgtttgtttgtttgtttgtttgtttgttttgcttgtcttgcatctgaagaagtgaggttcttacccacgaaagcttatgctcccaatacttctgttagtctcaaaggtgccacaggaccctctgttgctttttgttgtTGCAAGTAGCTTAATTATCCCACTTAGTAGCAGTCTATTGCCTTCCTATCCTGCCGATAAGCCTCCGTGATTTGGTTTGCTGTACTGCTGCCCCCTACTTTCTGTCTAGCTGTATGCACTCTGTCCCACAGAACACCTCAGACTGATCCAAATACAGTCCCATAGTCCTGACAGCAGGGTTTGGTGCAGTCCCACATGCATTGTAGGTTAGAGCAGATGCAGCTGAAAGTGGAATGGCAGTTATTGGCTTGTACAGCATAGCTCTTAGTTTGGTAATTGCTGGAAGATTTTGAACGGAATTCATCATGAACAGCACATCATTGGCACATGCTTACATTTGCAAAGCGATTTAGGACTGACTGTTCAGAGGTGTGCTGATCTGAATGCAAGTAGAAACACATGTGAAGTATATGTATTCACATTAGTATGATGAGTATTTTCAAGTGGGAGGGAAAATACAGGGGCGTGTCCCTAGCAAATGCTTAGTTCCACTGCTAAAACAAATACGGGCACATCCCAAAATGTGCCTTGAGCCTAAAGCAGAACTGAAACCTGGCAGAATTTGAACATGGACCTGAAACAGATAGTGTTGAGCACCTCCGGGCCATGCTGAAttctctttgaagtcagtgggagttgagggcactctgGCCCTCATACCCatttaactgagagcagaatttgtcccagtaAAGTTTTGTGTGCCCTTTCCCAGCACAGTGATTTGCTCTGTAATATGACTTGAACACAAGGATCTTCACAGGATTTTACTCTGCAGTGAGCCCCTGAGGTGGCTCTGGATTTTGTTTGCAGCAGTAACCCTGGTGATCATTTTATAAGACTCtggtcactgaagtcagtgtaaagTGTGCTGAAGAGTGTTGTCTTTTGCATTGATAATCTGTAGCTTTAGGTAACTAATGAAAGTTTAGACTTACACATGCTGCAGCCAGGCGAGGGGGCAAGCACTCTCTTGGGGGAGTTTGTTAGGTCACTGTACCCAAAGAAGGGCATGATGAGCTGGGTTGGGGTGATATTGGTATCTCAGCCCCTTGTACACCTGATGGCAACACGTACTAGAGGAATCTGTCCAAAGGAGGTGCATATGCCACTGCTCACAAGCTCTCCACCACATCCATACCTAGAGTTATTGTGCTTGTGTTTGTCCTGTGCAGATAGAATACCCGAGAGCACCACTGCTTGTGTGCTGCAGGTCTGTAACCCCTATCCCTAGACTTCCTCTGGCTGAATTTCTGCCCTTGgttttgaaaataataataatatgtttGAAAGCTGAGAGAGGAATGCTCTAGTGGCTAGGCGTAAGCATGGGAGTCAGAAGCCCCAATTTCAatttcctgctccaccacagacttctgatgtgaccttggatgagtcacttagtgtctctgcctcagtttctcatatgtaaaatggggttaatagcaTTTCTCTGCCTCATGGGGTATTGTGAAGACCAATTggaaggaagtgttgtttacttctcataacacaagaactagggctcaccaaatgaaattaataggcagcaggtttaaaacaaacaaaaggatatatttcttcacacaacacagtcaacctgtggaactcctgtgaaggccaagactataacagggttcacaaaagaactagataaattcatggaagctgggtccatcagtgactattagccaggatgggcagggatggtgtccctagcttctgtttgccagaagctgggaatgggcgacaggggatggatcacttgatctgttcattccctctgaagcacctggcattggccactgtcggaagacagggatactgggttagatgaatctttggtctgacccagtctggctgttcttatgttaaattCATTTGTGTGCGACACACTCAGTTGCTGTGATAATAGGGGCCATATAAGCATCTAGATAGTTTTTGAATGTAATTGTCAGTTAGTGCCCGAATTTATTTCTGTCTGATGACTTCATTTTTGAGCTAGTCAAGCCGAAGCATGTTGAACACCTGTAGTATAGTTTGCAGGAGTCTGAGGTTGCTGAAGGAACTGTTGTCTGATTTCCATAGACTCTCACAGATGTATTACTGAGGGCTATGAGGAGACTTCAGTTGCAATTTGTCAAGTTAGTATAGATTTTAGTGTTAGTGTCAGTACACATTTTTTGCTGATGGTCCTGCATATTCAACTATTTATGTGCTGCTGAGTATCTTAAAATCTCAAACAAATTGTGTAATTATTACAAATGCACAGCTGCAGGTTGAAACACAGACCCGAATGCCTGATCAGCATGACTAAAGATAGTATCTGCCAAGGGGACAAAAATCTGATTCCAACCTCGTCATGCTCAGCTTGTTTAATTTTTTACTCCAAACAAAAATACAGTTTTTTTGCAAATTCCCAGGGCTTAACctttgtaaatcagcatagtccTGCTGATGTTAGTGGAGCTACGCTGATTAACAcaagctgaaaatctggctcttatttTCTAATCAAGGCCGGGGGTATTAGCTCAGGGTCTATTTCAGTCTCAAAACAGGAATAATGGATACTTTATAGCAATCATTCTTTTCGGTATATCCCAATTTATTTGCTATGAAGATTCGCATTGGCCAAGATATTTATAAACTCTGTAAACAAATAGCTGCAGCCTGAAGGTTTAGCATTCAGTTGTGTCTGGCAGTGTTTTATGAGGCTTaagaaaattttttaaaaataaaagcttgtTTAAAGTTTTCCACGCTTCAACCTTGTTCTATTGAGTTTAATGTTCTGAAAGCCAACTGCATAATATCTAAATTCTTATGTTAACACAATAATGATTTTCAGATTTTTGGAGCTCTCCGGCTAACAACAACCCCCCAAATCCTTCACCTCCCCGTAGGCCTCTGCCCTCAGACAATGCTTGCAAAGACTCACATCAGCTCTGCCTTATAAATGGAGTGCATTCTATAAGAACCAGAACGCCTTCGGAGCTGGAGTGCAGCCAGACCAACGGAGCCTTGTGTTTTATTAATCCTCTCTTCTTAAAAGTGCACAGCCAGGATGTTAGTGGAAGTTTGAAAAGGCAGAGCCCAAGAACTCAAGATGTGAATGGGACAGAGAAGCCtcgctcccccccacccagacCTCCACCACCTTCTATTAATAGCCTTCTCACAAGTCCACAGCTCTCCAGGACTATAAAGCAGGCGAGCATGCCAGGAACAGTCAACCATAACAAACATAGGAACTTGGATTTGCTGCAGAAGAAACCAACCCCTGTTCCGCCTCCTCGTCTAAAGAAGCAGGCTGTTTGCTTAGAAGGGGAAGGTAATGCAAAGACCGTGGCAGTAATTCGATCTAGTCATAACTCGGTGCGTGGGTCAGAAACTGCGAGCGTTCCAGGTGAAGCCCTGTGTGAGCAAAATTTAGCAGCTTGCAGAAAGACCTTGGCTACAAACTCTGAGTCACAAGTACAGTGGAATGGAGGCAGGCAGAGACTGAGCGACATGAGTATTTCCACCTCCTCATCCGACTCGCTCGATTTTGATCGTAGTATGCCATTGTTTGGCTACGAAGGGGACACTAACAGCAGCCTGGAGGactttgaaggggaaagtgaCCAGGAAAGCATGGCACCCCCTTTGAAGCCCAAAAAGAAACGGAACAGTTCATTTGTTCTCCCCAAGATTGTGAAATCTCAGCTGAGGAAAGTAAGTGGGGTGTTCAGTTCTTTCATGACCCCCGAAAAGAGGATGATCAAGAAAATTGCAGAGCTGTCCCAGGACAAGCGCACTTATTTTGGGTGCCTGGTGCAGGACTATGTCAGCTTTCTCCAGGAAAACAAGGAATGCCATGTTTCGAGTACTGACATGTTACAGACGATTCGGCAGTTCATGACACAAGTTAAGAACTATTTGTCACAAAGCTCTGAACTGGACCCCCCCATTGAGTCACTGATTCCAGAAGACCAAATAGGTAAGAAAACattgtctctctcttttcagggcctggaaaaaaaataattctgaatcTGTGGTCTGAGTCTTTGAACCAGATTTGGCGATATAGATTTTTCTAGCAAAATTCAAAACCACtgatttttgtgtttttgtttttgtgttttttaaagctCAAATGCAAAAGTTCCATACAACTATGTTAGAATGAAAAGagtttttgagaagttgtcttaAAACTATAATGGTGAATGTTGGACTTAATTTACAagtgactaattttttttttaatttcagtgctGAAATATTACATTGGCGGATTCAACCCTGCAGTTTTTCTCTGACGTGTGTGGAAATATTTttagtatttatttaaaacagtgtacacacacacacacacacacacacacacacacacacacacacacacacacacacacacatgcaccccccaTATGTTAATCATATACGGCAAccataaaattaaaatacattggAAATGAACAACAGATGGTGACATGGAGAGATTTCATAACTTACTATCCAAATACTCTCTCATTCACTATCTGCAATTTGCACTGTCTCCACTTGATGTTGTGATATAAACGAGATTTTTataaaaaggagagggagatgctaATCTCTGGATTTCTGTGTCCCTCTGTCTGTAAGTTTTTTATAAATGTCTGAAAATGAACTGGATGATTGGGTTCACATTTTACTAACAGAGAAGGATTTATGTATGCACAAAAGTGAAATAGTTGGATGGATACACACATTATACTAacagacaatgacttgtgtaTGTACAAAAGTGAACTAGTTGTATAAAAACTCTGATTGTCCCTTAGTCTTGATGTTTCTCAGTGGTGTTAATAAAAGAGTTTGTAAGCCACATTTACGAGGTAAACATCCCTGAAAGAGAAATACTTTCCTTGTGAGGTCATTTCAGTCATAATTTGCTTGTTTTCCCCCCTCACTTCAGTGTCCTAACAGTTTGGCCAGTGAATAACTCAGTGACTTTTAAAATTGGCAGATATTTCTTTCACTGGCAgtggttagtgtttttgttttgaaattttggaACTTATTGAGTAAGAGGTGCTTTTGTCACATTGCTAGTCAACAATGAGGGACTGAGGTTAACAAGTACTGCCAGGCAAATAATACACTCTGAAAAGTTTCCTGTAAAAGCAAGAGTATTTTAAAGATTCGGATTGCTTTAGTTAGAAAAGTAAAAGTATTGTGTGGACATTGTGTTTGGGCTTTTGCTCTGTACAAGTATCAGTTCTGTTGTGTTCTGCATAATCTTAGATATTTGACAAAGAAATACAGAGCTTCTTTTTCGTGATTTGGTCAAGATTTGATTTTAACTTTCACTGTTCTTTGCAAGGGTGTGGTTTAATCCAGCCAGTGGGTCTCATAATAGCTTGCTAAAATGAGGCTTGCTTTTGAATGTCTCAGTAAATTAGAGTGACTGAAGTTATTGAGCACTGTAACCAAACTGCCTTAGTCTTCTTCAGTGATTGAGCGTCTGACTTTCTTTGTGCAGTTTCTTCTAAATAATTTATACACTGAGGAAGTTAAAGCAAACATGGAACTTGCATTTGAACAATCTGTTGCTTTCACCACTACTGGAGCCCGCAAAACaccacagcagagcaggaacatCAAATGTTGCTGACCTAAGCAGATAGCTATGCGGCAGACAGGCTCAGTCATCCTACATAGCAGAACCTTTTACAACAGAACAAAGGCCAGTCTAATCTCCCATTTAGTGTTTTATTTCACGGTTTTGGTACTGAATTGCAACCAGACTTGTGACTACAGATAAATAGTCTGTTAATTTATAATTCCTATTAAAGTTACATTGTGAGACAAAGGGCTGgtttacactacacagttaggtcgacataaggcccCTTATGTCgtcctaattatgtcagtgtctacactacaaccttCCTCCCACTGATCTAAGTGCCTTACTACACcgacatcataactccacctccacgagaggcgtaaggcttatgtcagtgtagttagggtgacaccGAGTCTGTGTAGACACTACATCCCTTACATCgcctgtcttgtcaatttcatgacaGGAGCCCTcaaattgacaaaaaaaaaaaaaaaaaaaagcccctgcTCCCCTAGAGATCTGGGCGTCTGGACGCTGCTCCTAACTCGGAGCTGGGGTGAGAAACCCAGGAGGCTTTCCCCCACTTCTAGTTGGGAGCTGAAACTGGGGCGGCTTCTgacctctgctcccagctgggagccggGGTGGTTTGGGATCCTGCCCACCCCTAGTTTGGAGCTGGGCAGTGAGCTGTGAAACTGACAAAGCTGCCTGGGTCCCGGGGAGCAGGCAGGATGGGGGAGTTAGAagctggggcagtgggactcCACTCCCAGATGGCAAGAAGCCCCGGGCGGCTTCCCCCCTGCTCCCGGTAGGGAATAGGGTGGGGGGTGAGGAACCCTCGGCAGCTTCCCCCCATTCCCAGCGGGGAACAGGCATGGGGCAGCCCACCGGGAGCCTGTGAGGCAGCCAGGcccctggcagggagctgccagcagagctgagagactgggctctcagctccccacactgtcCCTCATAGGTcagtggaagcactcctggtgaggacacgcaccaccGACCCAAGGAGGGTAGCGTGGACATGCTGTAAGTTGAACTAATGTAGGTCGACTTagatttgtagtgtagacataacccaaAGGCTGTTACTGTAGGTACATCTGACTTGCTTATAGATCTGCTGCACCTTCTGGCATGTttggaaaatatttccttttaatatcCTTCATAGAGTATGCCGTGGTGTTGGTGGTGGTTattaataaatgtttattttatgaTTATATACACTTGCTCTGATCAgggtcctattgtgctaggccctTTACAGACATAGGCCTGGTCTGCATTACAGCTGCCGGTCGATCTAAGCGACCCAATTTGAGTTACGTGCTCTACCACCGACATTGCTTCCACCTCTCgtcgaggtggagtacagaaatcgatgggCGAGCGCTCTCCATCGATTGAgtgcgtcttcactagacccgctaaatcgatgccactgcattgattgcagcagcgcTGATTTAGCTCCATAttgaagacaagcccatagaggCAGTCATGGCACCTGCCACAAAGAGCGGATAGATTTAGAGCCAGTGGGCGCAGCTGCACCCCATTGGAAATGCTCAGGAGGAGGAGAGGTGCTGTTTGCAGTACTGCCTTCCTGTGGGGAAGGGCAGCTTTATGTTGTCTCCAGGGCTGGTGGAGGCTGGATACAGGACTCTTTGAATAAGCACATCTTTGGGCATCCTGACCGTTTCCCTCTCCCTGGCCTGTTCTGCACCCTTTGAGAGCTGCAGTAGCcaatccctgcctcatttccgccccccccccccaacaaaacaAGTGTTTTGGCCAGCTTGTTCCACTGTAGCCAGTCAGACTTTCTTCAACAGGCTCCCCCATATCCGAGGTTATGCTGCGGGAAGCTGGTGTAACCCTGGGCTTGGGCATCAGAGCTCCAGTTTCTGAGAGTTCTGTTTAATTATCTGCGTGACCGCGTGTAGTTTTTCTCAGACTCCTGAAAACAAAAGATACTGTAGGAAATCGTCCAGGTTTCCCAGAGAGAGGCAGATGAAATAGTTTAACTTCTGCCAAACCATCCAAAGAACATGCTCCAGCCTTTCTAATGATTCCTGACAGATGTCACCTAATTTTAATGCTGTAGACTGCTACCCCTTTATGAAATAACAGCCTTCCCCGGTAAGAACAAAGGAGTAGGCTCCTGTGCATTAGGACTCAGCAGAGCATGCGTGTATTCCTCTTTGGCACCAATTTGGAAATGACGGGGGAGATTTGTGAAGCCATAAAGGGGAGTTCGGTGCCTCAATtgcatgggagttgggtgcctatctgccctttgtgcctttgaaaatctcatttctAAATTTGGGAACTTGTTCTTTCTATTCTGTATTGCTGGGATAGTAAAAGTGGGGGTATATTTTTACATTGATGGACAGTAAATAACAGCTGATCAATATAATAAACTTAAAATAAAGCTCTAAGGTGAGATTTCAAAGATCTTAAGGGATTTGGTTACTTAAATCCCCTTAAATTTCAATGGAGTTTGAGCACCTAATATTTTAGGATGCTTTGAAAATCCAGTCCtaacccattttattatttaagaGTCAATAGAAACTAAACTGAGTGTAAAGAGTTGAATCCACGTCTAGCTGTATAAGCACAAAATAGAGATTGAGACTGGTTTTGGAAAACCCAGGTTGAATTCAAAGTTCACAGATGTTTGAATTGCAGATGTTGGATGCTTTATTTATGTTTAATCTCTGTGGCACCTGacaaaacaataacaacaacccTGATTATTCTTCTGTCCCTGGCCAGAAAAAGATTAATGTGAATGCTTATTGAAGGCAGTTGTGGCTAGAAAGGATCTAAAAAACTCaagagctccagcctgagccccaaaATCTAGGCCTATCCCAAGAAATTCCTAGTTTAAATACAAACAGGTAATAAAACATTGAGTGGTGGGAAAAGGCACCTAAATATAAACTAAATTGTTTGTTCTGGCACTCTTAGCTGTTCACAACATGCTTTTTAAGGTTTGTATTTTAATGCAGGGCCTATTAGTATCAGTTTGGAATTGGCCAGTCCCTTCATTCAGGACATCCTTTGTCACAGACCGTTCCACAATT harbors:
- the RIN2 gene encoding ras and Rab interactor 2 isoform X10 — encoded protein: MQKKVLSLRLPNEFGSRLKEFAIKESTYTFSLEGSGISFADLFRLIAFYCISRDVLPFTLKLPHAIAAAKTEAELEDFAQLGLNFWSSPANNNPPNPSPPRRPLPSDNACKDSHQLCLINGVHSIRTRTPSELECSQTNGALCFINPLFLKVHSQDVSGSLKRQSPRTQDVNGTEKPRSPPPRPPPPSINSLLTSPQLSRTIKQASMPGTVNHNKHRNLDLLQKKPTPVPPPRLKKQAVCLEGEGNAKTVAVIRSSHNSVRGSETASVPGEALCEQNLAACRKTLATNSESQVQWNGGRQRLSDMSISTSSSDSLDFDRSMPLFGYEGDTNSSLEDFEGESDQESMAPPLKPKKKRNSSFVLPKIVKSQLRKVSGVFSSFMTPEKRMIKKIAELSQDKRTYFGCLVQDYVSFLQENKECHVSSTDMLQTIRQFMTQVKNYLSQSSELDPPIESLIPEDQIDVVLEKAMHKCILKPLKGHIEAMLKEFHTADGSWKQLKENLQLVRQRNPQELGVYVPTPDFVDVEKIKVKFMTMQKMYSPEKKVMLLLRVCKLIYTVMENNSGRMYGADDFLPVLTYVLAQCDMLELDTEIEYMMELLDPSLLHGEGGYYLTSAYGALSLIKNFQEEQAARLLSSEARDTLRQWHKRRTTNRTIPSVDDFQNYLRVAFQEVNSGCTGKTLLVRPYITTEDVCQLCAEKFKVDNPEDYSLFLFIDDTWQQLTEDTYPQKIKAELHSRPQPQVFHFVYKRINSDPYGAIFQNNDDNSTL